A genomic window from Periweissella cryptocerci includes:
- a CDS encoding ParA family protein — translation MSNSTETFGLTVGTDKGGTGKTTNTMHFSYWVSRHYSNVVNRNLRVLLLDLDYQTNLSQRFNVYATEHTAAGIFNPHYGDVKIVKVREHIDLVPGSVFMSAINKEIDSEPNKLWLIYNWIKENVNPDAYDFIIYDTHPDFENTIQAALLASDNILIPIEQDEDSQGGADTILINIKNLKQKMYNHKYGVSEVTVKPILLANKMHHNTKLSRELKAKIGEVENLLAYVPFRTVFDTAQKMKMTVWEYYEAYPKLLDSSAKKFLQELDTAYQTVFDAITDGQL, via the coding sequence ATGAGCAATTCAACTGAAACATTCGGCCTAACTGTTGGTACTGATAAAGGTGGCACAGGCAAGACAACTAATACCATGCACTTTAGCTATTGGGTTTCACGACACTATTCAAACGTCGTTAACCGTAACCTTCGTGTCTTACTACTTGACCTAGATTACCAAACTAATTTGTCACAGCGCTTCAACGTGTACGCAACTGAGCATACCGCAGCTGGCATCTTTAATCCCCACTATGGTGACGTTAAAATTGTCAAAGTCCGTGAACATATTGACCTGGTACCTGGTTCAGTATTCATGTCGGCAATCAACAAAGAAATTGATAGTGAGCCCAACAAACTCTGGTTAATTTACAACTGGATTAAAGAGAACGTTAATCCTGATGCGTATGATTTTATTATCTATGATACGCACCCAGATTTTGAAAATACCATTCAGGCGGCATTACTCGCTTCGGATAACATTTTGATCCCAATAGAACAGGATGAAGATAGCCAAGGTGGTGCCGACACAATCTTGATAAACATCAAGAATCTAAAACAAAAAATGTATAACCACAAGTACGGTGTTTCAGAAGTTACGGTTAAACCAATTCTATTAGCTAATAAAATGCACCATAATACGAAGCTTTCGCGTGAACTCAAAGCAAAGATTGGCGAAGTAGAAAATCTTCTAGCATACGTGCCTTTCCGTACCGTCTTCGATACCGCGCAGAAAATGAAAATGACGGTTTGGGAATACTATGAGGCCTACCCTAAGCTGCTGGATAGTTCCGCCAAGAAGTTCTTACAAGAACTTGATACCGCCTACCAAACTGTATTTGACGCAATTACTGACGGTCAATTGTAA